A single region of the Triticum dicoccoides isolate Atlit2015 ecotype Zavitan chromosome 2B, WEW_v2.0, whole genome shotgun sequence genome encodes:
- the LOC119365211 gene encoding uncharacterized protein LOC119365211, whose amino-acid sequence MVLGGWRAWMRWWVRSEWRRGFPRSDLDGGGSSGRFFAGGMGCGGLGLPAARGGCYARPRRHGGGGGGACRPDFAFFWPAAQVWGPGPAWLRSWLWVAAARWLCRAGSMAARRVDWGGGWISGVSSSIGGPFRPSALSSSSGCYLRRRMDRGSQIAINRGSQVDIMAEDFAKGNADVNHQHKLFLVSS is encoded by the exons ATGGTGCTTGGGGGCTGGCGTGCTTGGATGCGGTGGTGGGTGCGCTCGGAGTGGCGGCGAGGGTTTCCCAGATCTGATCTGGACGGTGGTGGATCCTCCGGCCGCTTCTTCGCGGGCGGCATGGGCTGCGGCGGCTTGGGCCTGCCAGCGGCGCGCGGGGGTTGTTACGCTCGTCCTCGTCggcatggtggcggtggtggtggtgcgtgCCGGCCGGATTTTGCCTTTTTCTGGCCGGCTGCGCAGGTTTGGGGCCCTGGCCCGGCGTGGCTGCGGTCCTGGctgtgggtggcggcggcgaggtggctttGCCGTGCCGGCTCCATGGCAGCTCGGCGGGTCGACTGGGGCGGCGGCTGGATTTCCGGTGTCAGCTCGTCCATTGGCGGCCCGTTTCGACCTTCGGCCCTCTCCTCGTCGTCTGGTTGCTACCTCCGTCGAAG GATGGACAGAGGCTCACAGATCGCTATTAACAGAGGCTCACAAGTCGATATCATGGCAGAAGATTTCGCGAAAGGAAATGCTGACGTGAATCACCAGCACAAATTATTTCTCGTCAGTTCTTAA